The stretch of DNA AAAAACAACTTAAAAAAGAAGGAAAAAATAGACATATACTCGGAAGGGAAAAATTCCTAAAAAGAGTTTGGCAGTGGGTTGATGAATACGGCAATAATATAGATAAACAAATTAGAAAAATGGGATCTTCATGTGATTGGAACAGAAAAAGATTTACTTTAGATAAAGAATATGAAAAGGCAGTAATACATGAATTCGTTTCACTTTATAAAGCTGGGCTTATTTATAAAGGAGAATACATTATCAACTGGTGCCCGAGATGTGAAACCGTTGTTTCCGATATAGAAGTTATATATAAGGAAGAAAAAAGTTTTCTTTACTATATAGAATACCCTTTTGTTGATCAAAAAGGCGGAATAACTGTCGCTACAACAAGACCGGAAACTATGTTAGGTGATACAGCTGTTGCAGTTAGCCATAAAGATAAAAGATATAAAAAAATTGTTGGTAAAACCGTAAGGCTTCCATTTGTTAACCGTGAAATACCGATTATTGCTGACAAAGATATTGATCCGGAATTCGGCACAGGAGCTGTTAAAATAACTCCTGCCCATGATCCCCTGGATTACGAAATCGGTAAAAGACACAGACTGCAAGAAGTGGTAGTGATAGGTTTTGATGGTAAGATGACTTCTGAAGCAGGAGGGTTCAAAGGATTAAATATTAATACAGCGCGTGATGTAATTATTACTGAACTTGAAAAAATGGGTTTAATAAAAAAGAAAGAAAAATATCTTCATTCAGTTGGCCATTGCGAAAGATGCAATACTACTATAGAACCCATGATATCTAAACAATGGTTTGTAAAAATCGATTCATTGGCCAAACCTGCAATTGAAGCAGCGGAAAAAAGAAAAGTAGAATTTGTTCCGGATAGATTTAGAAAAGTTTATTTAAATTGGATGAACAATATTCATGATTGGGTTATTTCAAGACAGTTGTGGTGGGGACATCAAATACCTGTATGGTATTGTGATGAATGCGATGAAGAAATTATAGCTGAGACAGAACAGGAGAACTGCCCAAACTGTCAATCAATAAAGCTAACCAGAGACCCAGACGTTTTAGACACATGGTTTTCCTCTGCTCTATGGCCCTTTGCTGCCTTGGGGTGGCCGAAAAATACACCTGATTATAAATACTTCTATCCTACAAGTGTCCTAGAAACCGGATATGACATTATATTTTTCTGGGTTGCAAGAATGATTATGTCAGGACTTTATTTTACTAAAAAGACTCCTTTTGAAAAAGTTTATCTGCATGGATTGGTCAGAGATATACAAGGAAGAAAAATGAGTAAATCTTTAGGTAATGTGATCAACCCTTTAGACATAATCGATAAATACGGAACTGATGCCTTACGCCTTAGCCTTATTGTTGGGCAAACGCCAGGCAATGACTTAAAGATATCGGATGAAAAAATAAGAGGTAACAAAAATTTCATTAATAAAATATGGAATATCTCAAGATTCATCAGTTTAAATCTGGATAAATGGGATCCATCTTTGCCAGAATCAAAAAAAATGACTAACTTTGATAGATGGATAATTTCGAGAATACAGAATGTTATTAAACAAGTTTCTGATGATATAGAAAATTTCAAACTATCCCAAGCGGGCAATATTCTTTATGATTTTATTTGGAATGAATTTGCTGATTGGTATCTGGAAATAGCAAAAGTTCAGATGACAGATCAGAATAAAAAATATTCTACGGAAAGAGTATTATCTTATTGTCTAGCAAATATCTTAAAAATGCTTCATCCATTTATACCTTTTATTACTGAAGAGATTTGGCAAACCTTAGTAGATAAAGATGCTTTGATATCAGCCGAGTGGCCGAAAGAGGATAAACAATCAATAAATAAACAGGTTGAGAATTATACGAATTCAATCATAGACATAATAAAAATAATAAGAGTAGAGCGAGCAAAAAATAAGATAGAACCAGCTAAACTATTAACAGCTTACTTTTCTACTAACGAGAAGTTTGATAAAATAGATTTGGATGTTATGAAACGTCTTGCCAGACTCGAAGATATTATAGTAAATGATACTCTTCCTAGCCAAAAAGGAATAATTATCAAATCTGGCAATACAGACATCTCTCTTATAATCTGAACATTGAAACAGGGGGGCGATTGTTTTGGATAATTCCAACTCAATGACACATATGAATGATATCATTCAGACAGCAGCAGCAACAATTAATAATTTAGACCCATATTTTGATTTCTCTACTAAATATCCTCCTAACCATGTCAAAAACATTCTAGGTCATATTGATATTTCAACTAACGTGCAAGAAATAGAAAAGGATCGGGTTAGAATTGAAATATCAGACTTTAATATAAACACAATGGTAGAAAAAGGAATAATGCCAAAACATTCTATAGCATAATAGCATATAACCAAATTAATCATCGCCTCAAATTAACAGATACTCTTACTCAGCACTCTTCTAGTGCTTTTTCTTTTGTCAAAATAAAAAAAGCTACTATTGCCGCTTGTGGGTGTAAAACTAAAAATTGAATTTTTTACCAGTTAACATTTCGTATGCTTGAATGTATTTTTCGGTTGTTTTTTCTTTTACATCTTCAGGTAATTTTGGCATTGGTATACCAGATTTCTTACTCCAGCCTAATGATTTTAAATAATCTCTAACATATTGTTTATCAAAACTTGGTTGTGTAACACCTTCTTTATATTGATCCTTTGACCAAAATCGGGAGGAATCTGGCGTTAAAACTTCATCGCAAAGTATAAATCCTGAACCGCCAAATGTAACATTATATGCCAACTCAAATTTCGTATCAGCAATAATTATTCCTCTATTCTCTGCGTAGACAGCTGCCTTACTATATAGATAAATACTAATTTCTTCTAACTCTTCCAATAAATCCGATGCTGCTTTTTTTGAACACGCAAAATCTTTTTTAGAAAAATGTGTTACTAATATAGAAACAGCATCATCTCTCATGTATATATTCTTGTCATGTTTTCCAATTTCTGCCTTAGTTGAAGGAGTAAAGATTGGGGGATCAATTTCACTTGCTTCTACTAACCATTTTGGTAATTCATGCCAGTCCACTTTACCTATTTCATCATAATCTTCTTTACCTGACCCTGTTAAATAACCCCTAACTATACACTCCAATGGAAAGATATTAAATATCCTAACAATCATGCTACGACCCATAAGCTGATCTCTATATTTTTGCAGCTCTTTTGGATAGTAATCTATGGTGGCAGTAAGTAAATGATTGGAGAAATTAAGGTATTCTAACCAAAAAAGTGTCATCTGAGTGAGTACTACACCTTTATATTGGATTGGATCTCCGGACACTACATCAAAGGCCGACACTCTATCGGTCGCCACGATAAGCAAAGTTGGGAATCCCATCAATTCAGATATATCATAATTATCTCTGACTTTTCCGCGAACCACAGGGTAAGGAAGATTACTCTCATACATTACGCCTTTATCAATTTTCACTAAAATCATGTCCTCTCTTTTACTGATAGCCTTCAAATGTTATTTCTTTATCGTCTTTATAAAGGATAGTTCTGCTTTTTAAATCTGGGGATTTTCTTACCTCGCCTATTTTTCTTATATTTTTAATGTCCATGCCATCCCCTAAAGCAATCTCTATAACACCTCTAAAATGCTCCGGCCTGATCATGATGGCAAATCCTAGTCCCATGTTAAAAATCTCGTACATCTTATAATCAGATTCGCCAGTCTCATCCTGATAAAGCTGGAAAATTGGTTGTGACTCAAACGGATCAGTAATATGATATTCAACTCCAGCACCGATACGATTAAAATTCTTTAAGCCGTAGCCAGTAATGTTAGCGCCTTGAATATAGGAGTATCTTTCTCCAAGTTTACGCATTACTTGACTATAAATCCGAGTAGGTTCTAACAAGATTTCGCCTATTGTCTGATCTGTTCCATACATTTTATCATCTAGGCAATATCTTCCTTTATAAAGTTTTCTGATTTTTTTGCGCTCTTCAAAATCACCTTTCAATAAACCGTGACGCAGATTAGCATATCCATTGCAATGAGAACCAAAAGACCGAAAACCTAAAATGTAGTAACATGGCTCAATCGTTTTGCATGCCGCATCAGCTGATCTAATATGACCAACAAAAGAGGCGGCAATATCAAAACCATAACCAGCTATTGGTGAATCTAACATCTCGTCAATAGAAGCAGTTTCACCTCCAGCAATAATAACACCGTTGCCTTGTTTGATTCTTTCTTCATCGGCTAATGTTAAACCCTTAACAATTCCTTTCATAATTTCGCCGGTAATTTCCTCTTCTTCAATCTTATATTGGCAGGAGATTTGGTTAATAAATCTATTCAAAAAAACATTACCCCATGTTGCAATATCATTAGCTACCATAGCAACAGCATTGATACCTATCGTGTCATATTTATTCATCGCTATAGCAATAATTAGTTTTGTCCCTACCCCATCAACTGCCGTAACTTCATATTCAAAACCACGATGATAATCTTCAATTCTGCTTAAGGTAGAAAAACCTCCTTCACTTATAGCAATAATTCTTTTTCTAAGTTCTGGGGGTATATTTCTTTTGATAGCATTAACTGCCAAAGCTTCTCTTTCGTGATAATTAGTTATATCAACCATCAAAATCACCTTCTTTCTTTTATCAATGAACAAGGTCTAAAAAATGACCATTATAAAAGCTTACTGTGCCAATACAATCTTGTCAAATAAAAAAGGTAACAAATATTTGTCACCTATGTAATTATTTTATTAGTTGCTAGTTTCCAGTTTGATCTCTTGAATTAATTCTTGTGTTCTTTCTAGAGAATCACCAATATGATTCTTATAAGAGTTTAAAATTATTTTAACATCGTTCATACTACAAAAACCAGCTCTAAATCTATGGCGAACCAAAAGGTCTACTAAAGGATTAGGATTTCCCTTTTTAACTTCCTACCAAGCTTCTTTACAAACTTCGTTTATAATATCATGCATCTCTTGTCTATTGATGCCTTTATTGACCATTTCTGTCAGTAAAGATTCGGTGGCTGAAAAAACTCCAAATTTCTCAAGATTGGCATTGATCATTGCTTCATTGATAACTAGCCCATCCAATACTCGAATCATTGTATCAAAAATCTTGTCTATGGCCAAAAATGCTTCTGGCATAAATATCCTTCTGTTGGCACTATCATCCAGAGTTCTTTCAAGCATTGGAAGACTGGCATTAAGCCAAGCTATTTGCTCTAAGACAAAAGGTATTAATGCCAGACTACAAGACTTTTCTGTCTTAATGGGATTAGGAAGCTTATGAGCCATTGCTGATGAACCTTTTTGTTTTGGTTTTGACGGTTCTGAAACCTCCATCAAAAATGATGCACTTAAAAGCCTTATGTCTCTTGCCATCCTGTAGATACTTTGTGAAATATTAGAAAGAAGCTGTAAGACCTTTAAATCCTGTTTACGTCTAA from bacterium CG_4_10_14_0_2_um_filter_33_32 encodes:
- a CDS encoding phosphoribosylaminoimidazolesuccinocarboxamide synthase, producing the protein MILVKIDKGVMYESNLPYPVVRGKVRDNYDISELMGFPTLLIVATDRVSAFDVVSGDPIQYKGVVLTQMTLFWLEYLNFSNHLLTATIDYYPKELQKYRDQLMGRSMIVRIFNIFPLECIVRGYLTGSGKEDYDEIGKVDWHELPKWLVEASEIDPPIFTPSTKAEIGKHDKNIYMRDDAVSILVTHFSKKDFACSKKAASDLLEELEEISIYLYSKAAVYAENRGIIIADTKFELAYNVTFGGSGFILCDEVLTPDSSRFWSKDQYKEGVTQPSFDKQYVRDYLKSLGWSKKSGIPMPKLPEDVKEKTTEKYIQAYEMLTGKKFNF
- a CDS encoding valine--tRNA ligase, which gives rise to MKKIEGVYNPAKTEDKIYQFWEKGNYFKPKIKKDAKPFVISMPPPNITGNLHIGHALTLSIEDTLIRYNRMKQIPTLWIPGVDHAGIATQNVIEKQLKKEGKNRHILGREKFLKRVWQWVDEYGNNIDKQIRKMGSSCDWNRKRFTLDKEYEKAVIHEFVSLYKAGLIYKGEYIINWCPRCETVVSDIEVIYKEEKSFLYYIEYPFVDQKGGITVATTRPETMLGDTAVAVSHKDKRYKKIVGKTVRLPFVNREIPIIADKDIDPEFGTGAVKITPAHDPLDYEIGKRHRLQEVVVIGFDGKMTSEAGGFKGLNINTARDVIITELEKMGLIKKKEKYLHSVGHCERCNTTIEPMISKQWFVKIDSLAKPAIEAAEKRKVEFVPDRFRKVYLNWMNNIHDWVISRQLWWGHQIPVWYCDECDEEIIAETEQENCPNCQSIKLTRDPDVLDTWFSSALWPFAALGWPKNTPDYKYFYPTSVLETGYDIIFFWVARMIMSGLYFTKKTPFEKVYLHGLVRDIQGRKMSKSLGNVINPLDIIDKYGTDALRLSLIVGQTPGNDLKISDEKIRGNKNFINKIWNISRFISLNLDKWDPSLPESKKMTNFDRWIISRIQNVIKQVSDDIENFKLSQAGNILYDFIWNEFADWYLEIAKVQMTDQNKKYSTERVLSYCLANILKMLHPFIPFITEEIWQTLVDKDALISAEWPKEDKQSINKQVENYTNSIIDIIKIIRVERAKNKIEPAKLLTAYFSTNEKFDKIDLDVMKRLARLEDIIVNDTLPSQKGIIIKSGNTDISLII